In a single window of the Papaver somniferum cultivar HN1 chromosome 8, ASM357369v1, whole genome shotgun sequence genome:
- the LOC113303438 gene encoding putative GEM-like protein 8, with translation MKSSLPDCVTRIPINFANGVREHVRLGPKIYETVKGKLSLGARIVQRGGVKKIFKQLFMVSEREKLLKASQCHLSTTAGPIAGLLFISTEKVAFCSDRSLTFSSPNGGIIRTPYKVVIPIKKIKRVEESENVDKPKQKYIEIVTVDHFDFWFMGFVNYEKAFKFLQQAMSISNQ, from the exons ATGAAGAGTAGTCTTCCGGATTGCGTTACCAGAATCCCAATCAATTTTGCTAATGGTGTTCGCGAACACG TGAGATTGGGTCCAAAAATCTATGAAACAGTGAAAGGAAAGTTGAGTTTAGGAGCAAGAATTGTTCAAAGAGGTGGAGTGAAGAAAATTTTCAAACAACTATTTATGGTCAGCGAAAGAGAAAAGTTATTGAAAGCTTCTCAATGTCATTTATCAACCACTGCTGGTCCAATTGCTGGATTACTATTCATATCAACAGAAAAAGTTGCATTTTGCAGTGATAGATCTCTTACATTCTCTTCACCAAATGGAGGAATCATTAGAACACCTTACAAG GTAGTGATACCAATAAAGAAGATAAAGAGAGTTGAAGAAAGCGAAAATGTGGATAAACCGAAACAAAAGTATATAGAAATAGTAACAGTTGATCATTTCGATTTCTGGTTTATGGGTTTTGTGAATTATGAaaaagctttcaagtttcttcaacAAGCCATGAGCATCTCTAATCAGTAA